One window of the Corynebacterium glutamicum ATCC 13032 genome contains the following:
- the crtX gene encoding C50 carotenoid glucosyltransferase CrtX translates to MTTSIQRRISIVIPCLNDAVLLEQCLSSIVAQTLQPEEVIVVDNGSTDNSVEVANRMGARVVHEPLQGITWASAAGYNSARGDLIVRFDADCVIPPDHLSQVNAIWNRTEETPGRTIVALTGTGSFDIPGRMGEWLALCYLGAYRWSTKQALGHYPIFGSNSVISRQWWEDVKDQITLSETFVHEDMYFSFFVRPHETVWFEKNLKLIMHPRALMGVRQSFIRLVRGFYTIKIAWKREPVHQRLESRRDWT, encoded by the coding sequence ATGACAACCTCAATCCAACGCAGAATCAGTATCGTAATTCCATGTCTAAATGATGCAGTACTTCTAGAACAGTGCTTAAGCTCAATTGTTGCGCAGACTCTTCAACCTGAGGAAGTCATCGTCGTGGACAACGGTAGCACTGATAACTCAGTTGAAGTGGCAAATCGGATGGGGGCTCGCGTGGTTCATGAGCCACTTCAAGGCATCACTTGGGCTAGTGCAGCTGGATATAATTCTGCGCGTGGAGACCTAATTGTCCGTTTCGACGCAGATTGTGTGATTCCTCCTGATCATCTAAGCCAAGTCAATGCCATTTGGAACCGTACAGAGGAGACGCCTGGCCGTACTATAGTTGCGCTAACAGGTACCGGCAGTTTTGATATTCCTGGCCGTATGGGAGAGTGGTTGGCTCTATGCTATCTAGGCGCCTACCGATGGTCTACGAAACAAGCACTAGGACACTATCCGATTTTTGGTTCGAACTCCGTAATTAGCAGGCAATGGTGGGAGGATGTAAAAGACCAAATTACGTTATCAGAAACTTTTGTGCATGAGGATATGTACTTTTCCTTCTTTGTCCGCCCACATGAGACGGTCTGGTTCGAAAAAAATTTAAAACTCATCATGCATCCACGTGCTTTGATGGGAGTCAGGCAGTCCTTTATCCGATTGGTACGAGGATTTTATACTATTAAAATTGCTTGGAAAAGAGAACCAGTCCATCAGCGGCTGGAATCTAGAAGAGATTGGACCTAA
- a CDS encoding FtsX-like permease family protein — translation MSSVNDLFAKPYENADLVVTVSAKNEDSFAAFEQQLATTPGVEALAFDQNFAASVKQSDGIYASTSVQSISEGPLQWRPILEGRLPQGPGEIAVTTAPGAPEVGEHVSIRLSQNTEDTEVLVVGVVEPAAQETLGGAPFVVASPDALMEWNSSGVRGEFRVATSDPASLEAASFSDATVVVASAEGHVDKLADSYLGQRDRYFLLLAAFVAVAAAVAFLVVFSAYSVLTGERVREFGLIRSVGASTPQILGSVIFEAGILGVVAAGFGAPAGLMAARLLADNAARFGIRVPIDVIDLPSSTMWLIAGVGVVMSVIAALPAVFSVCRKSAVESLSTPAISRTSPWFGALWLLLAGIVGAGGMWAYEATSDYRGMRSVALSIAGSGALVCALLIATAVLVPWLLHVFSRIVGGTVPTLQLGLAFAAKQKSRSAALIAVILAGSALSSAVLHGQAHIGTHLVAVAKGMGGTDMMVTALDGEIPAGMLEEISSIDGVKTAIAPATTAVELEDSGNFSVLMLAEEDGASVMRAGDTGAPAGGLVLGRNSPDQDAYPAGQAANIIVADTPTQAEIFHSDNYFSMIDPALATGPSTTRNVLILLDGDSNQAPDNATAQAVRKTISLFDGRYSITEGFSARQNTFELVSRITTMSTLLAIVALAIAAVGLINTVALTISERARDRYLLRTIGLTSTGQILVMAIEMIALSLPAAIVGAVSGGFLGRFVASSATNTAATAPLQVDILGGTVLAMVAGSVLCALIVLANKRRRVV, via the coding sequence TGAGCAACAATTAGCTACGACACCTGGTGTTGAAGCTCTGGCTTTTGATCAAAATTTTGCAGCCTCTGTAAAGCAATCAGACGGGATTTACGCCAGTACTTCAGTCCAGTCAATTTCGGAAGGCCCACTGCAGTGGCGGCCAATCCTAGAAGGCCGATTGCCCCAAGGACCTGGTGAGATTGCAGTAACAACGGCCCCGGGTGCGCCTGAAGTTGGTGAGCACGTATCCATTCGCCTGTCCCAAAACACTGAGGACACTGAGGTTCTTGTGGTTGGCGTGGTGGAGCCAGCGGCGCAGGAAACTTTAGGTGGCGCACCGTTCGTTGTGGCGTCTCCTGATGCGCTGATGGAGTGGAATTCTTCCGGTGTGCGGGGTGAATTCCGAGTGGCAACTTCCGATCCTGCCTCGCTAGAGGCTGCAAGCTTTAGCGACGCTACGGTGGTGGTTGCTTCGGCGGAGGGGCACGTCGATAAGCTTGCTGATTCTTATTTGGGCCAGCGAGATCGCTATTTCTTGCTGCTCGCAGCGTTTGTGGCAGTGGCTGCTGCCGTGGCGTTTTTGGTGGTCTTTTCTGCATATTCGGTGCTCACTGGTGAGCGAGTTCGCGAGTTCGGGCTGATTCGTTCAGTGGGCGCATCGACGCCGCAGATTTTGGGGTCAGTGATTTTTGAAGCCGGCATCCTCGGTGTGGTGGCTGCTGGTTTTGGTGCGCCCGCCGGATTGATGGCGGCGCGTTTGTTGGCGGATAATGCCGCACGTTTTGGCATTCGTGTGCCCATTGATGTGATTGATCTGCCAAGTAGCACGATGTGGCTCATCGCTGGCGTCGGCGTGGTGATGTCCGTGATTGCGGCATTACCGGCAGTGTTCAGTGTGTGCAGAAAATCCGCAGTGGAATCACTGAGTACGCCTGCTATTTCGAGGACTTCCCCCTGGTTCGGTGCATTATGGTTGCTGCTCGCGGGCATTGTGGGCGCCGGCGGAATGTGGGCGTATGAGGCAACCTCGGACTACCGCGGCATGCGTTCAGTGGCTTTATCCATCGCCGGTTCAGGCGCTTTGGTGTGTGCGTTGTTGATTGCCACGGCGGTGCTCGTGCCCTGGTTATTGCACGTATTCTCCAGGATTGTGGGCGGCACCGTCCCAACACTTCAGTTGGGATTGGCGTTTGCAGCAAAGCAGAAATCTCGTTCGGCGGCGCTGATCGCTGTGATTCTTGCTGGTTCTGCATTAAGCTCCGCTGTTCTGCATGGCCAGGCACATATCGGCACGCATTTGGTGGCCGTGGCTAAAGGCATGGGCGGCACAGACATGATGGTTACAGCGCTTGATGGGGAAATCCCCGCCGGAATGCTGGAGGAAATCTCTAGCATCGACGGCGTGAAAACTGCCATCGCGCCAGCCACCACCGCTGTGGAATTGGAAGATTCCGGCAATTTCTCTGTGCTCATGCTCGCTGAAGAAGACGGAGCCTCCGTGATGCGCGCAGGCGATACTGGTGCACCAGCTGGTGGCCTTGTTTTGGGCAGAAACTCTCCTGACCAGGATGCTTACCCGGCCGGCCAGGCTGCAAACATCATTGTCGCGGATACCCCAACGCAGGCGGAAATCTTCCACAGCGACAACTACTTCTCCATGATCGACCCAGCACTCGCCACCGGCCCCAGCACCACACGCAACGTACTGATCCTGCTCGACGGCGACTCCAACCAGGCCCCCGACAACGCCACGGCGCAGGCGGTACGCAAGACCATTTCGCTTTTCGACGGACGATACTCCATCACCGAGGGTTTCTCCGCCCGCCAAAACACTTTTGAACTGGTTTCCCGCATCACCACCATGTCCACACTGCTTGCCATCGTGGCCTTAGCGATCGCTGCCGTTGGCCTGATCAACACAGTGGCACTCACCATTTCTGAGCGTGCCCGCGATCGTTATTTGCTGCGCACCATTGGACTGACCTCAACTGGTCAGATTCTGGTGATGGCTATTGAAATGATCGCGCTCTCATTGCCGGCTGCCATTGTTGGTGCAGTTTCGGGAGGATTCTTAGGCAGATTCGTTGCCAGTTCTGCCACCAACACCGCTGCGACGGCACCACTTCAAGTAGACATTCTCGGCGGAACGGTTCTCGCGATGGTCGCAGGATCTGTACTGTGCGCGCTCATCGTGCTGGCGAACAAACGACGTCGGGTGGTTTGA